From a region of the Trichocoleus sp. FACHB-46 genome:
- a CDS encoding 1-acyl-sn-glycerol-3-phosphate acyltransferase, producing the protein MNWDHTAYNDASDSPYDSCPNSTEQHCSPALKSPSAYRFIWFDWFCLWYPPGWLILFNRHWQHYHDDPEGWNWLDYMLFLIPGGFYLASLIRWLRLGCRAPRSEGGNVNPAYQQAFQDEILGPIVQHYFRAELHQLEHLPVTGPLVVVMNHAGMAFPWDFISLGWLLKQERNWVIQPLAHTIFFDHPWLNWWLPPSWPQVLGGVRAERQTFEVAVANAETETVVLYAPEGWRGLIKGWRQRYQLTTFDPSFIQVSDRHHVPILPVTCIGNELLHPWAWNFKTLARWIKLPLFPISLLMVAFVLFPSMGVWAMRSRLKYTVQPLYQPWQEAGVTAPDQPKRSHAYQQAQALRSQLQDQLNQIRSSAKSK; encoded by the coding sequence ATGAACTGGGATCATACGGCCTACAACGATGCCAGCGACTCTCCCTACGATTCGTGCCCCAATTCTACGGAGCAGCATTGTTCACCTGCGCTTAAGTCGCCTTCTGCTTATCGTTTTATTTGGTTTGACTGGTTTTGCCTGTGGTATCCACCGGGCTGGCTGATTTTGTTTAATCGCCACTGGCAGCATTACCATGACGATCCTGAAGGCTGGAATTGGTTGGATTACATGCTGTTTCTGATTCCGGGAGGCTTTTACCTAGCCTCTCTTATCCGCTGGTTGCGACTCGGTTGTCGGGCACCCCGATCTGAAGGAGGCAATGTTAACCCTGCTTATCAACAAGCATTTCAAGATGAAATCCTGGGTCCAATTGTGCAACACTATTTCCGGGCAGAGTTGCACCAGCTAGAGCATTTGCCTGTCACAGGCCCACTGGTCGTGGTGATGAATCACGCAGGTATGGCTTTCCCCTGGGATTTTATCAGTTTAGGTTGGTTACTTAAGCAGGAACGAAATTGGGTGATCCAGCCGCTAGCTCACACCATTTTCTTTGATCATCCTTGGTTGAATTGGTGGCTCCCTCCGAGTTGGCCTCAAGTCTTAGGTGGGGTAAGGGCGGAGCGTCAAACTTTTGAAGTAGCCGTAGCTAATGCAGAGACAGAAACGGTAGTACTTTATGCCCCAGAAGGCTGGCGCGGCTTGATTAAGGGGTGGCGGCAGCGCTATCAGTTGACTACGTTTGACCCTAGTTTTATTCAAGTCAGCGATCGCCACCATGTGCCAATTTTGCCAGTAACTTGCATCGGCAATGAATTGTTGCACCCTTGGGCCTGGAACTTCAAAACCTTAGCTCGTTGGATCAAGCTGCCGCTGTTTCCCATTTCGTTGCTGATGGTAGCGTTTGTGCTCTTTCCCTCAATGGGCGTGTGGGCCATGCGATCGCGGCTCAAGTATACGGTGCAACCGCTCTACCAACCTTGGCAGGAAGCAGGAGTTACAGCACCAGATCAGCCCAAGCGATCGCACGCTTACCAACAAGCCCAAGCTTTGCGATCGCAACTTCAAGATCAACTCAACCAGATTCGTAGCAGCGCGAAAAGCAAGTAG
- a CDS encoding elongation factor G: protein MNNKVEVGSRNVAIVGPYLSGKTTLLESLLSVTGAINRKGRVQDRNTVGDSAAEARDRQMSVEINAASTEYGGVRFTFVDCPGSVEFAQETYNALIGVDAAIVVCEAVSDRVLTLAPLFKFLDDWEIPHLVFINKMDRATSHYMDVLQALKSVSSRPLVPHQYPIAQGEEIVGFIDLVSEQAYHYHPGAPADPVPLPEALRSEEQAARAEMLEVLADFDDHLLEELLEEINPSEEEILQDLKMDLGADLIVPVFVGVAEQDYGVRPLLEALLREAPDAETTAEHRGTVLSAKTPLAQVLKTYYTPQGGKLSLVRVWQGTISDGMTLNGVRVGGLYRLMGQQTHSLTTAQAGEIIAISRLEGVRTGDTLTTADSQPTAELPKAEHMAPVFALAITPEKRNDEVKLSGALTKLLEEDPSLAWEQHGDTHEVILWGQGDIHLQVALDRLRRKYNLPMSTHLPQVPYKETIRKPTSSHGRYKHQTGGHGQFGDVHLDIKPLPRGEGFNFKETIVGGVVPRQYIPGVETGVREFLVHGPLGFPVVDVAVTLTNGSYHNVDSSEQAFKQAARIAMQEGMTQCEPTLLEPILAIAISIPTDFTSKVLKLVSGRRGQILGYAAKEGWHGWDEVAAHLPQAEMYDLIVELRSLTMGVGYFHWEAHHLQEVPEKLAEKVLASNIGNNNGSSNGNNRH from the coding sequence ATGAACAACAAAGTAGAGGTGGGTTCGCGAAATGTAGCCATTGTTGGTCCTTATCTGAGTGGAAAAACCACGCTTCTCGAAAGTCTTTTATCGGTTACAGGAGCAATTAATCGTAAAGGCCGGGTGCAAGACCGTAACACCGTGGGGGACAGTGCCGCTGAAGCCCGCGATCGCCAAATGAGTGTGGAAATAAACGCCGCCAGTACCGAATATGGCGGCGTTCGTTTTACGTTTGTAGATTGTCCCGGCTCAGTTGAATTTGCTCAAGAAACCTACAACGCTTTGATTGGTGTCGATGCGGCGATCGTGGTTTGTGAAGCAGTGAGCGATCGCGTCCTCACCCTCGCTCCCTTATTTAAGTTTTTGGATGACTGGGAAATTCCCCATCTCGTCTTTATCAACAAAATGGATCGCGCCACCTCTCACTACATGGACGTGCTCCAGGCGCTGAAGTCGGTTTCTAGTCGGCCTCTGGTGCCGCACCAATACCCGATCGCCCAAGGCGAAGAGATTGTGGGCTTTATCGATCTGGTGAGCGAGCAAGCTTATCACTACCATCCGGGTGCACCTGCTGACCCCGTGCCACTCCCAGAAGCACTTCGGAGCGAAGAGCAGGCTGCCCGAGCGGAAATGCTGGAAGTGTTGGCAGACTTTGATGATCATCTTCTAGAAGAACTGCTGGAAGAAATTAACCCCTCCGAAGAAGAAATTTTGCAAGATCTGAAAATGGATCTGGGTGCCGATTTGATTGTGCCTGTCTTCGTGGGCGTAGCTGAGCAAGATTATGGTGTCAGGCCACTGTTAGAAGCGCTACTGCGAGAAGCCCCCGATGCCGAAACAACGGCAGAGCATCGAGGCACGGTGCTCAGCGCCAAGACTCCATTGGCTCAAGTACTCAAAACCTACTACACCCCTCAAGGCGGTAAGCTCTCTTTGGTGCGGGTTTGGCAAGGCACAATTAGCGATGGCATGACGCTAAACGGCGTGCGAGTAGGCGGTTTGTATCGCCTGATGGGGCAACAAACCCACAGCTTGACCACGGCTCAGGCAGGCGAAATTATTGCCATTAGCCGCTTGGAAGGTGTGAGAACCGGAGACACACTAACTACGGCTGACTCTCAACCCACCGCCGAACTGCCGAAAGCCGAACACATGGCTCCTGTGTTTGCGCTTGCCATTACTCCTGAGAAGCGCAACGACGAAGTGAAGCTCAGTGGTGCCCTAACCAAGTTGCTAGAAGAAGACCCCTCTCTGGCTTGGGAGCAACACGGCGACACGCACGAAGTTATTCTTTGGGGACAAGGCGACATCCACTTGCAGGTGGCGCTCGATCGCCTGCGGCGGAAGTACAACTTGCCCATGAGCACGCATCTGCCCCAAGTACCCTACAAGGAAACGATTCGCAAACCCACCTCTTCTCATGGGCGCTACAAGCACCAAACCGGAGGGCATGGGCAATTTGGAGATGTTCACCTAGACATCAAACCGCTGCCACGGGGAGAAGGTTTCAACTTTAAGGAAACGATCGTGGGTGGTGTGGTGCCACGGCAATACATTCCGGGTGTGGAAACAGGCGTGCGGGAGTTCTTGGTACATGGACCGCTGGGTTTCCCGGTGGTGGACGTCGCGGTGACTCTTACCAATGGTTCCTATCACAACGTTGATAGCTCGGAGCAAGCCTTTAAGCAAGCAGCGCGGATTGCCATGCAGGAAGGTATGACTCAGTGTGAACCCACGTTGCTAGAGCCGATTCTGGCGATCGCGATTTCTATACCCACTGACTTCACCTCCAAAGTGCTGAAGCTGGTGAGCGGGCGACGGGGCCAGATCCTGGGTTATGCCGCCAAAGAGGGTTGGCATGGCTGGGATGAGGTTGCTGCTCACTTGCCCCAGGCGGAAATGTACGACCTGATTGTGGAGTTGCGATCGCTCACGATGGGCGTGGGTTACTTCCACTGGGAAGCACATCACCTACAAGAAGTTCCAGAAAAGCTGGCTGAAAAGGTGCTCGCCTCCAATATTGGCAACAATAACGGCAGCAGCAACGGTAACAATCGACATTAA
- a CDS encoding tetratricopeptide repeat protein, with protein sequence MKNHNQFVYKLGWLGVAVLIQLGLLHSNWDGQMRPSLVAQAQSTQTAEDVMQQGLRAIQQGRVEPAIAAFQQAAQLNPTLAAAHYNLGLALRQKGELQPAANAFYQAAQVDPKFALAYANLGAALLEGNNLQQAKEYLQRSLEIDPKLGLAHYNLGLVLEQQGALDQAIATFKRAQQLSPTAPEPAYHLGVVYMQQGKMSEAIAALREAIKISPKYPEAHYNLGSILLKQGQLSKALVAFRQAAEANSNYANAYYGAGLVFLRQGQYKDAQQVLQYAKDLYTAQNNTAWAANAEKQLQQAQAGSASAP encoded by the coding sequence ATGAAAAACCACAATCAATTTGTCTATAAGTTGGGTTGGCTGGGTGTGGCTGTGCTGATCCAGCTAGGATTACTGCACAGCAATTGGGATGGGCAGATGAGGCCATCATTAGTTGCTCAAGCTCAATCTACCCAAACAGCCGAGGATGTAATGCAGCAAGGGTTGCGAGCGATTCAGCAAGGTCGGGTAGAACCCGCGATCGCCGCCTTTCAGCAGGCAGCCCAGCTAAACCCCACCTTAGCCGCTGCTCACTACAACTTGGGTTTAGCGCTACGGCAAAAAGGTGAGTTGCAACCTGCCGCCAATGCGTTTTACCAAGCAGCTCAAGTAGACCCCAAATTCGCTCTGGCTTATGCCAATTTAGGCGCAGCATTGTTAGAAGGCAACAATTTACAGCAAGCCAAGGAATATTTGCAGCGATCGCTAGAAATCGATCCCAAACTCGGCTTGGCTCATTACAACTTGGGCTTGGTGCTAGAACAGCAAGGTGCTTTAGACCAGGCGATCGCGACATTCAAGCGGGCACAACAGCTCAGCCCCACCGCTCCGGAACCCGCTTATCATCTCGGTGTGGTCTACATGCAGCAGGGCAAAATGTCTGAGGCGATCGCAGCGCTGCGTGAGGCGATTAAAATTAGCCCCAAGTATCCCGAAGCGCATTACAACTTGGGGTCGATTTTGCTGAAGCAGGGGCAGCTATCAAAAGCTTTAGTGGCTTTTCGCCAAGCAGCTGAGGCTAATTCTAACTATGCTAATGCTTACTATGGTGCGGGGTTAGTATTTCTGCGGCAAGGACAGTACAAAGATGCCCAACAGGTCTTGCAGTATGCCAAAGACCTCTACACCGCTCAAAACAATACTGCCTGGGCCGCAAATGCTGAAAAGCAACTGCAACAGGCTCAGGCAGGTAGTGCATCAGCACCTTGA
- a CDS encoding ABC1 kinase family protein produces the protein MSQHQLVSTAETQPRSTDLSWRAHREKPLSTRKYDAQAIARHYRYRPLQAIWRALNILWSFAWFVLGLKFDDWQHHTEANKFKRAAQLRILLTRLGPTFIKVGQALSTRPDLVRKDFLEELVKLQDQLPPFPTAIAFGIIQEELGYAVDEIYAQISPEPIAAASLGQVYRARLYSGEEVAVKVQRPNLLPTLTLDLYLMRWAASWLGPLLPLNLGHDLTLIVDEFGTKLFEEIDYLHEGYNAEKFADNFRDDPTVKVPSIYWSYSNTHVLTLEWIHGFKLTDTESIKAAGLDTDTLIRIGVTSGLRQLLEFGFFHADPHPGNLFAMPDGRMAYIDFGMMDQLSETNKETLVDSLVHLINKDYVDLAADFVKLGFLAPNTNIWPIVPALESVLGDIMGESVGDFNFKTITDKFSELMYDYPFRVPAKFALIIRSLVTQEGLALSLNTQFKIVDVAYPYVAQRLLKGESPELRRRLIDVLFKDGRFQWQRLEDLIAIARSDTNFDLLPTAQLGLQYLLSPEANFLRQQLILALIEDDRLHTEEVQRLWNLVKDELKPARLFSAAWGALAGASMQGAAALLPTIPFASWQTPQNH, from the coding sequence GTGAGTCAGCATCAACTGGTTTCTACAGCAGAAACACAACCGCGTTCCACCGACCTTAGCTGGCGGGCTCACCGCGAAAAACCGCTCTCCACTCGCAAGTATGATGCTCAGGCGATCGCCCGTCACTACCGCTATCGCCCTCTCCAAGCTATCTGGCGTGCTCTTAATATTCTTTGGTCTTTTGCCTGGTTTGTCCTGGGCTTAAAGTTCGATGATTGGCAGCACCACACCGAAGCCAATAAATTTAAGCGGGCTGCTCAACTCCGGATTTTGCTGACTCGCTTGGGTCCCACCTTTATCAAAGTGGGACAAGCGCTTTCTACTAGACCCGACTTAGTGCGGAAAGACTTTTTAGAAGAACTGGTGAAGCTACAAGACCAGTTACCTCCCTTCCCAACCGCGATCGCCTTTGGCATTATCCAGGAAGAGCTAGGTTACGCAGTTGACGAGATCTACGCTCAGATTTCACCAGAACCGATCGCGGCTGCCAGTTTAGGCCAGGTGTATCGGGCGCGTCTTTATAGCGGGGAAGAAGTTGCGGTCAAAGTGCAACGGCCCAATTTGCTCCCAACGCTGACATTAGATTTGTACTTGATGCGCTGGGCTGCAAGTTGGCTCGGCCCCTTGCTACCGCTCAATCTAGGACACGATCTCACCTTGATTGTGGATGAGTTCGGCACCAAGCTGTTTGAAGAAATCGACTACTTGCATGAGGGATACAACGCTGAGAAGTTTGCTGATAACTTCCGCGACGACCCCACAGTAAAAGTTCCCAGCATCTATTGGAGCTACAGCAATACTCACGTCCTGACGCTGGAATGGATTCACGGCTTTAAGCTCACCGACACCGAAAGTATTAAAGCCGCAGGGCTGGATACAGATACCCTAATCCGGATTGGAGTCACCTCTGGTTTGCGCCAGCTCCTAGAGTTTGGCTTTTTCCATGCCGACCCGCACCCTGGCAACTTGTTTGCCATGCCCGACGGTCGCATGGCTTATATCGACTTCGGCATGATGGATCAACTGAGCGAAACCAATAAAGAAACCTTGGTGGACTCGTTGGTGCATCTAATCAACAAAGACTATGTGGATTTAGCCGCAGACTTTGTCAAGCTCGGTTTTTTGGCTCCTAACACCAACATTTGGCCGATTGTTCCGGCGCTAGAAAGCGTATTGGGCGACATTATGGGCGAAAGTGTGGGTGACTTCAACTTCAAAACCATTACCGACAAGTTCTCGGAACTGATGTATGACTATCCGTTCCGCGTTCCCGCTAAATTTGCCCTGATCATCCGTTCCTTGGTGACGCAAGAGGGGCTGGCCCTGAGCTTGAATACTCAGTTCAAAATTGTGGATGTGGCTTATCCCTACGTGGCTCAGCGGTTGTTGAAGGGAGAATCACCTGAGTTGCGGCGTAGGCTAATTGATGTGCTGTTCAAGGATGGTAGATTTCAGTGGCAGCGACTGGAAGATCTAATCGCGATCGCCCGCTCTGATACCAACTTTGATTTACTACCGACAGCTCAACTCGGTCTGCAATATTTGCTGTCGCCAGAAGCCAACTTCCTACGCCAACAGCTCATTCTCGCTCTGATTGAGGACGATCGTCTACATACTGAGGAAGTTCAGCGGCTCTGGAACTTAGTTAAAGACGAACTCAAACCTGCCCGCCTTTTTAGTGCGGCTTGGGGAGCATTAGCTGGAGCCTCCATGCAAGGAGCGGCGGCGCTGCTACCCACGATTCCCTTTGCTAGTTGGCAGACTCCTCAAAATCACTAA
- a CDS encoding aminotransferase class I/II-fold pyridoxal phosphate-dependent enzyme — MNKVPLLNLTRQFETISEEVNAAVLQVLGSGGYIGGPAVSNFEQQFAAYTGTSECIGCNSGTDALFLALRALEIGPGDEVIAPPFTFFATAEVISAVGATPVFVDIDANTFNLDLNLIEAAITEKTRAIIPVHLFGQPVDMTRLMAIAEAHSLAVIEDCAQATGAEWTGQKVGSIGHIGCFSFYPTKNLGAAGDGGAITTNDPAIAANIRMLKEHGSRARYYHEAIGMNSRLDAVQAVVLQIKLRFLDTWNQQRQQIAERYQQLLSRIPHIVPPQEISGGRSVWNQYTIRLVNSPDAPSHLSREPGALQDWVRNELQSRGVGSIVYYPLPLHLQSVYRDLGYQPGQLPVSEQMCHEVLSLPMFPELSAEDQDQVIYSLKDCLATAVESQS, encoded by the coding sequence GTGAATAAAGTCCCTCTGCTCAACCTGACGCGGCAATTTGAAACCATCAGCGAAGAAGTAAATGCAGCCGTTCTCCAGGTTTTGGGTTCTGGTGGTTACATTGGTGGTCCCGCCGTTTCAAACTTTGAGCAGCAGTTTGCCGCCTACACAGGCACCTCGGAATGTATTGGCTGCAACTCTGGGACTGATGCCCTCTTCTTAGCCCTGCGGGCCTTAGAGATTGGCCCTGGAGACGAAGTAATTGCGCCTCCCTTTACCTTTTTCGCGACCGCAGAAGTGATCAGTGCGGTGGGAGCCACCCCGGTTTTTGTCGATATTGATGCGAATACGTTCAATCTCGACCTCAATTTGATTGAAGCGGCGATTACTGAGAAAACCCGCGCCATCATTCCAGTGCATTTGTTTGGTCAGCCAGTCGATATGACTCGACTGATGGCGATCGCAGAAGCGCATAGCTTAGCCGTAATTGAAGACTGTGCCCAAGCCACCGGAGCCGAATGGACAGGCCAGAAGGTTGGCAGTATCGGCCACATTGGTTGCTTTAGCTTCTACCCCACCAAGAATTTAGGCGCAGCAGGAGATGGAGGCGCAATTACTACTAACGATCCAGCGATCGCAGCCAATATTCGAATGTTGAAAGAGCATGGTAGTCGAGCGCGCTACTATCACGAGGCGATCGGGATGAATAGTCGCCTGGACGCGGTACAAGCCGTAGTGCTGCAAATTAAACTGCGGTTTTTGGATACCTGGAACCAACAACGGCAGCAGATTGCTGAGCGCTACCAACAATTACTTAGCCGTATTCCGCACATCGTTCCGCCTCAAGAAATTAGTGGGGGGCGATCGGTGTGGAATCAATACACAATCCGCCTGGTGAATTCGCCAGATGCACCCAGCCACCTGAGCCGTGAACCTGGAGCCTTGCAGGATTGGGTGCGAAATGAGCTGCAAAGCCGTGGCGTTGGCTCGATTGTTTACTATCCTTTACCGTTGCATTTGCAGTCGGTTTATCGAGATTTAGGCTATCAGCCAGGGCAACTGCCTGTGTCCGAGCAAATGTGCCACGAAGTTTTGTCTCTGCCCATGTTTCCTGAGCTTTCGGCTGAAGATCAAGACCAAGTGATTTACAGCTTAAAAGATTGCTTGGCTACTGCTGTTGAGAGTCAAAGTTAA
- the fetB gene encoding iron export ABC transporter permease subunit FetB — MDTLIKLDILDLAWALGMMAIAIGLSAWQRVGLEWNLTVATGRTVIQLVMVGYLLELVFAVDNPWVVLGIIAGMLTIATIVARNRISKKIPQLLPLLWGSIFVAAALTLSYTNLLVIRPDTWYSPQYLVPLAGIVLGNAMNGAAIAGERLASTISNSRLEIETYLSLGATPEQAVAQYRRDAIKAGMIPTINSMMAVGLVTLPGMITGQLLSGVSPLDAASYQMLIMFMLAFTTLVTTILVTRGLCRVFFNQAAQLTLY; from the coding sequence GTGGATACGTTGATAAAGTTAGACATCCTGGATCTAGCTTGGGCCTTGGGAATGATGGCGATCGCGATCGGCTTATCGGCTTGGCAACGGGTTGGTTTGGAGTGGAATCTGACCGTGGCGACAGGCCGAACGGTGATTCAACTGGTCATGGTCGGGTATCTGCTAGAGCTAGTTTTTGCCGTAGACAATCCTTGGGTGGTGTTAGGCATTATTGCGGGCATGCTGACCATTGCCACCATTGTGGCTCGTAACCGCATCAGCAAGAAGATTCCGCAATTGCTGCCGCTGCTCTGGGGTTCAATCTTTGTCGCCGCAGCCCTGACCTTGAGCTATACCAACCTGCTGGTGATTCGCCCTGACACTTGGTACTCGCCCCAATATTTGGTGCCCCTAGCAGGGATTGTCTTGGGAAACGCCATGAATGGAGCGGCGATCGCAGGAGAACGCCTAGCCAGCACCATCAGTAACAGTCGCCTAGAAATTGAAACTTATTTAAGTCTAGGAGCAACCCCAGAGCAAGCAGTGGCTCAGTACCGTCGAGATGCGATCAAAGCAGGCATGATCCCCACAATTAACTCCATGATGGCAGTGGGATTAGTCACCCTACCAGGCATGATTACGGGGCAGTTGCTCAGCGGTGTCAGTCCTCTAGATGCTGCGAGTTACCAAATGCTGATTATGTTTATGCTGGCGTTTACGACGCTGGTGACAACAATTTTAGTAACCAGAGGTCTCTGCCGTGTATTTTTTAATCAAGCCGCTCAACTAACTTTGTATTGA
- a CDS encoding response regulator transcription factor, which yields MEILIVEDEAEIAQLIQLYLEKEGFSCRICRDGITALQVFPEQKPDLVILDLMIPGLDGLEVCARIRQRPGAKDPYILMLTAKGEEIDRIIGLSTGADDYLVKPFSPRELVARVRALLRRTLRQGGQTQTYRTQHFLIDIEQRTASRFMDGVTEGAIGGAIGSDRAEALDLTTLEFELLATFMSYPGRAWNRTQLIDKLWGSNFFGDERVVDTHVARLRKKIEPDPANPTFIKTVIGVGYKFEDQAQA from the coding sequence ATGGAAATCTTAATCGTCGAGGATGAAGCTGAAATTGCCCAGCTCATTCAACTGTATTTAGAGAAGGAAGGCTTTTCGTGCCGCATTTGTCGGGATGGCATCACGGCGCTGCAAGTGTTTCCAGAACAAAAGCCAGATTTAGTCATCCTAGACCTGATGATTCCTGGCTTGGATGGCTTAGAGGTGTGCGCTCGGATTCGGCAACGTCCCGGCGCGAAAGATCCCTATATTTTGATGCTGACGGCCAAGGGTGAAGAAATCGATCGCATCATTGGCTTATCTACTGGGGCGGATGACTACCTGGTGAAGCCCTTTAGTCCACGAGAGTTGGTAGCACGGGTGCGGGCGCTGTTGAGACGAACGCTCCGACAAGGTGGCCAAACCCAAACTTACCGCACCCAGCATTTTCTGATTGATATTGAACAGCGCACCGCTTCCCGCTTTATGGATGGCGTTACAGAAGGCGCTATAGGGGGGGCTATAGGGAGCGATCGCGCAGAAGCATTGGATCTAACTACCCTAGAGTTTGAGCTATTAGCCACGTTTATGAGTTATCCAGGACGAGCCTGGAACCGCACCCAACTCATAGACAAACTCTGGGGTAGTAACTTTTTTGGCGATGAACGGGTGGTGGATACCCATGTAGCGCGACTCCGCAAAAAAATTGAGCCCGACCCCGCAAATCCCACGTTCATAAAAACGGTGATCGGGGTAGGCTATAAGTTTGAGGATCAAGCCCAAGCTTGA
- a CDS encoding pirin family protein: MTQGTVSNLIHDRNARGRTKIGWLDSYHTFSFGNFYDPGRMGFRALRVINDDRVAPGAGFPMHSHRDMEILTYVIEGALEHKDSLGNGAIIKPGEAQVMSAGTGITHSEFNSSSTEPVHFLQIWILPDEEGLKPRYEQRDFPLEEKQGQWRLIGAKDGRNGAVTIHQNVDLYVSILAAGDRLSYTLQPERYGWLQVAKGMVAWGDQTLREGDGVAIAAGEQLDLSTDTGAELLLFDLA, from the coding sequence ATGACCCAAGGGACAGTGAGTAACCTAATTCATGATCGCAATGCCCGTGGTCGCACTAAAATCGGCTGGCTCGACAGCTACCACACCTTTTCCTTCGGCAACTTCTACGATCCCGGTCGGATGGGATTCCGGGCGTTACGAGTAATCAATGACGATCGCGTAGCACCAGGCGCAGGGTTTCCCATGCATAGCCATCGGGATATGGAAATCCTGACCTATGTGATTGAAGGAGCCTTGGAGCACAAGGATAGCTTAGGCAACGGTGCCATCATTAAGCCCGGAGAAGCTCAGGTGATGAGTGCAGGCACAGGCATTACTCACAGCGAGTTCAACTCTTCCAGCACCGAACCTGTTCACTTTTTACAAATCTGGATTCTGCCAGATGAGGAAGGGTTGAAGCCCCGATACGAGCAGCGGGACTTTCCTCTAGAAGAAAAGCAAGGTCAATGGCGCTTGATTGGTGCTAAAGATGGCCGTAATGGAGCCGTCACGATTCACCAAAATGTTGACCTGTATGTGTCCATCTTGGCTGCTGGCGATCGCCTCTCCTACACCCTCCAACCAGAACGCTACGGCTGGCTGCAAGTGGCAAAAGGTATGGTTGCTTGGGGCGATCAAACTCTCCGGGAAGGAGATGGTGTCGCGATCGCGGCTGGCGAGCAGTTAGACCTCAGCACCGATACAGGCGCAGAACTCTTGCTGTTTGACCTAGCGTAA
- a CDS encoding HAMP domain-containing sensor histidine kinase, whose product MAKIGLQGRLFLSHVIVMVVGLSTLITVGKFYSPRLFVLHLAKLEGSGFKLGYVRYQLIKGFEYAWGRGALWSVVVGGSTAGGLSYLVARRIVKPLTQMEAITQKFASGNLSERMPANDIRELHRLAASFNRMAADLQGVEQRRRELVGDLTHELRTPLTVVEGYLEGLADGTIEPSVDIYQRLAKETRRLRRLVNDLQELSQAEAGYLPIHTQKLELLPLLTSLIQKFSDQLLEEGPELRLDCPAALPLALADPERVEQILINLLGNALQYTEQGSITVQAWSEAGKVWVAVVDTGVGIAPADLPHVFERFWRSDPSRDRSSGGTGIGLSISRRLVELQGGQIEVESQVGQGSTFRFSLPLA is encoded by the coding sequence GTGGCTAAAATTGGGCTGCAAGGACGACTATTTCTATCCCATGTGATTGTCATGGTAGTGGGGCTGAGTACCCTGATCACAGTGGGCAAGTTTTACTCACCTCGCTTGTTTGTGCTGCATTTAGCCAAGTTAGAAGGAAGCGGATTTAAGTTAGGTTATGTGCGCTACCAACTGATTAAAGGCTTCGAGTATGCCTGGGGACGTGGGGCACTTTGGTCAGTCGTGGTCGGCGGATCGACTGCGGGAGGACTGAGCTATTTAGTGGCGCGGCGCATTGTCAAACCCCTAACTCAAATGGAAGCCATCACTCAGAAATTCGCTTCTGGCAACCTGAGTGAGCGCATGCCTGCCAACGACATTCGTGAGTTGCATCGGTTGGCGGCAAGTTTCAATCGCATGGCAGCGGATCTGCAAGGAGTAGAGCAGCGGCGGCGGGAGCTAGTGGGCGATCTGACTCATGAGCTGCGCACTCCCCTAACTGTAGTGGAAGGGTATCTAGAAGGTTTGGCAGATGGCACGATCGAACCTTCTGTTGATATCTATCAACGCTTGGCGAAGGAAACCAGACGCTTACGACGCTTGGTGAATGACCTGCAAGAACTCTCCCAAGCTGAAGCAGGTTATCTGCCCATTCATACCCAAAAGTTGGAACTGCTGCCTTTGTTGACGTCACTGATTCAAAAGTTTTCTGACCAACTGCTGGAAGAAGGGCCAGAGTTACGTCTAGACTGTCCAGCCGCGCTTCCTCTGGCATTGGCTGATCCAGAACGAGTAGAACAGATTTTGATCAATCTATTAGGAAATGCGCTGCAATATACCGAGCAGGGTTCAATTACAGTGCAGGCTTGGAGTGAAGCAGGAAAAGTGTGGGTTGCAGTGGTAGATACGGGTGTAGGCATTGCTCCTGCCGATCTACCCCATGTCTTTGAGCGCTTCTGGCGGTCTGATCCCTCGCGCGATCGCAGTTCTGGCGGCACCGGAATTGGGTTATCCATTTCCCGCCGCTTGGTAGAGTTGCAAGGGGGCCAAATTGAAGTGGAGAGCCAGGTAGGGCAGGGTAGTACCTTTAGATTTTCCTTACCCTTGGCTTGA